One stretch of Chryseobacterium sp. LJ668 DNA includes these proteins:
- a CDS encoding VOC family protein: protein MKQRASIIMIGVDNLEAMKQFYIEKFEWQIEAQASDIIFFKLNGFLFGLYGRKNLANFVGTTGERSGFKPYLLAYMVSSKLIVKQLYKQLKTRGVQIIGEPEESSFGGYYFLIADVEENVWEIAYNPFIKLDKKGNVVAHQNIDKL, encoded by the coding sequence ATGAAACAAAGAGCAAGCATCATAATGATTGGAGTTGATAATCTGGAGGCAATGAAACAATTTTATATAGAAAAATTTGAATGGCAAATTGAAGCTCAAGCTAGCGATATTATTTTTTTTAAGCTAAACGGCTTTCTATTTGGACTTTATGGGAGAAAGAACTTAGCTAATTTTGTAGGTACGACAGGAGAAAGAAGTGGTTTCAAACCCTATCTATTAGCTTACATGGTGAGTTCAAAACTAATCGTAAAACAGCTGTATAAACAGCTTAAGACAAGAGGAGTACAAATTATTGGAGAACCCGAAGAATCATCTTTTGGAGGTTATTATTTCTTGATCGCTGATGTTGAGGAAAATGTTTGGGAAATAGCTTACAATCCATTTATTAAACTTGATAAAAAAGGCAATGTAGTCGCACATCAAAATATTGATAAACTTTAA
- a CDS encoding GNAT family N-acetyltransferase, which produces MNINYKQIGPDDIDDLEALLKVYVDVFEMENFIIPDKLHLHSLISDNRIVFQVALANNMLIGGLSAYILPSIYSNICEVYIYDLAVKTTFQRRGIGCGLISSLKEYCVDKGYRSLFVQADIVDKHAINFYKATGGKEENVVHFTYQI; this is translated from the coding sequence ATGAATATTAATTACAAACAAATTGGCCCCGACGATATTGATGATTTAGAGGCGTTACTTAAGGTGTATGTCGATGTTTTTGAAATGGAAAATTTTATTATCCCAGATAAATTGCATTTGCATTCACTTATTTCAGATAATCGGATAGTCTTTCAGGTTGCTCTGGCTAATAATATGCTAATAGGTGGACTGTCCGCCTATATTTTACCATCTATCTATTCGAATATTTGTGAAGTTTATATTTATGATTTAGCAGTAAAAACAACGTTTCAAAGAAGGGGAATTGGGTGTGGCTTAATCAGTTCGCTAAAAGAATATTGCGTAGACAAAGGATACAGGTCACTATTTGTGCAAGCAGATATTGTAGATAAACATGCAATTAATTTTTATAAAGCTACGGGCGGTAAGGAGGAAAATGTTGTCCACTTTACATACCAAATTTGA
- a CDS encoding helix-turn-helix domain-containing protein encodes MTYLEIKPHILLQNYIDSYWCVKTGLIHQPMMIKLLPDGCIDIILNLGADILSENGNYVMKSGTATLVGTMTVFKNTFIQNDTHLIGIRFKPLGFSAFYIYDSLHAITNKSIEFEKKLLPNIFPNNLEAKDILDGYFLEKLNQKYNPLRNILSNINNYKGLITVDQLAKDNCISNRQLERNFKHFIGTSPKEYLNFVRYQLALKMIKQRAGNRSLLDIAFETGFYDHSHLTNQVKKRTGLPPSQFTA; translated from the coding sequence ATGACCTATTTAGAAATTAAACCCCACATTTTACTTCAAAACTATATTGATTCATACTGGTGCGTAAAAACTGGACTGATCCACCAACCGATGATGATTAAATTACTACCGGACGGATGTATAGATATTATATTGAATTTAGGAGCCGATATTCTTTCTGAAAATGGTAATTATGTGATGAAAAGTGGAACAGCCACCCTTGTTGGTACGATGACCGTTTTTAAGAATACATTTATACAAAATGATACTCATCTTATAGGAATCCGATTTAAGCCATTAGGCTTTTCTGCTTTTTATATATATGATTCTTTACATGCAATCACTAACAAAAGTATTGAATTTGAGAAAAAATTACTCCCTAATATTTTTCCAAACAATTTAGAAGCTAAAGATATTTTAGACGGATATTTTCTTGAAAAACTGAATCAAAAATATAATCCTCTACGAAACATTTTAAGTAATATAAATAATTATAAAGGATTAATCACTGTCGATCAACTTGCAAAAGATAATTGCATTTCAAATAGGCAACTCGAAAGAAATTTTAAACACTTTATCGGTACTAGCCCAAAAGAATACCTAAATTTTGTTAGATATCAGCTCGCATTAAAAATGATAAAGCAAAGAGCTGGCAACAGAAGTTTACTGGATATCGCGTTTGAAACCGGTTTTTATGATCACTCACATCTTACAAATCAAGTAAAAAAACGTACTGGACTACCTCCGTCTCAATTTACGGCATAA